The Limnospira fusiformis SAG 85.79 genomic interval CGATCGGACAATGGTTTAAACACGAAGTCTATAAAGACCTATACCAACTTAGACGGGAAGTCCTACAATGGCTTAACCCTCTCAGTCCGGTGAAAAATATTTGATGATCACTAAAGAGTTTCTGTGAGGATCACACCGCCGATAACTAAACTTGTCCGCAATATCTCGCATTAGCATCAACCCCCGCCCTCCCGGTGAACCTTGATGGGTTTTCGATGACATCTCTAGCAGTTTTTTATCTAAATCAAACGGTTGACCGTGATCAAAAATGCAGATTTCAATACTATTGTTAAACAGACTGACCTCGATCTCAATAGGAACATCTACAGCCAGTCCCTTGTGCGCGTGTCGCACAGCATTGGTAAATCCTTCTGCTAATGCCAGTTGACAGCGCAGCCAGACTGACTTAGGAATTGATGGTGGCTGTAATTTGCCAAACCATGTTAAAACATCTGCCAACATATCCAAACTGGTTTCCGTTTGCAGGCAGAATGTAGAAGGGATAGGTTGGGAACCTTCAGATTTAATCACTTTTCGATAGGTGCGATCGTCGAGCCATCTTGTAATTAGACTATACTCTATCTTGAATGTTCTGTATAGGATTAGTTCATTGTCATCTAATATAGCCATCCCCGGTGAGATGCTCTGGGTGATCCTAATGGTTAATGATAACTTTGCTTGACCGTCCCTCTAATTGTTTAAACTCAGCGCCCATGTTTAAAATTTTAGTGATTGATGATGATACCATAATTCGAGAACTGCTCAAAAGAACACTCAAAAAGCAGGGTTATGATGTGGTGGTAGCTAGTAATGGCGAGGAAGGCATAGAAAAGGCTAAAGAATTGCGTCCGGCTTTGATGATTTGTGATTGGATTATGCCTCGGCTGACCGGAATTGAAGTATGCCGACAAGTTAAGGCTATGCCGGAATTATCAACTACTCAGTTTTTTTTACTTACTTCTCTGACCGCTGTTGATGATCGCGTTAAGGGTTTAGATGCCGGGGCTGATGATTTTCTGTCTAAACCTATTGAGATGAATGAGTTATATGCTAGGGTGAGAGCCGGTCTGCGACTTCATCAACTTAGCCAAGATTTACAAACTCAAAAACAGTTATTGGAAACTGAGTTATCCGAAGCCGCCGAATATGTGCGATCGCTACTTCCTGAACCCCTGGAAGAACCTGTGCGTATTGAGGCAAAATTTATCCCCTCTCGGCAATTGGGGGGAGACTGTTTTGATTATTGTTGGCTCGATGCCGACCATTTATCTATCTATTTATTAGATACTTCTGGTCATGGACTTAGGGCGGCATTGCCCTCGGTTTCCGTGTTGAATTTATTGCGATCCCGTGCTATCCCTAATATTAACTATTATCAGCCTAGTGACGTATTGCGATCGCTTAATACTACCTTCCAAATGACCTATCAAAATGATAAATATTTCACCATTTGGTATGGCGTTTATAACCGCATTTCCCGACAATTAACTTACTCTAGCGCTGGGCATCCTCCCGCCATTCTACTATCTGGAAAAAACCCCAATAATCTACAATTTCAACAATTAAAAACCCCCGGAATGCCTGTAGGTATGTTCCTAGAAGCTGCCTATATTGACGCTTCTTGTCACGTCGAAAAAAACAGCAACCTTTATATTTTTAGTGATGGAGTCTATGAAATTCATCAACCCGGTGGTAATATTTGGGGAATGGATGCCTTTATTAAACTTTTAATGAGAAACAATAACTTTCAATCCGGGAGTTTAAATAACATCTTAGAAGCCGTCAAAACCATCAATTTTGACCATCCCTTTGAGGATGATTTCTCCCTTATAAAAGTTAGTTTACCCTAAAAAATATGTGATTATTTGGCATGAAAAAATATCATATTTTGATGGTTATAAATTTTGATAAAAACCGTTGAGCCTGCATAATATCAACATCAATTACACAGACCCAAATATCTATCCCAAAACCAGTTTTTTATTTCCCAAAACCCCGATTAAAAATTCAGAGGATGATTGGCATAACTAGCCGAGGTAACTTTGTTTTTTCTCAAACTCCTGTCGATTTTCAAAAATTGGTTGAAACACTCGATCCATACTGGTTAGTTCAAACAGAATTCTAATCTGTTCATTAATCGAACAAATTACCAATTTACTATCTGCCGCTCGAACCGTTTTCAGAGCCAGTACCAGAGCCCCCAGACCAGAGCTATCCATAAATGTGACATCCTGAAAATCAATCAAGATGGTTTTAGCTCCCTTTTCAACTAACCTAGAAATATCCTGACGGAATTGGCTAGCTTTAGTACCGTCTAAAATACCTTGGGGCTGTAGGATTTGAACATCAGAACTCATATTCTTTTGAGATTGAAGCATAGAAATGACTCGCCATA includes:
- a CDS encoding STAS domain-containing protein; this translates as MLQSQKNMSSDVQILQPQGILDGTKASQFRQDISRLVEKGAKTILIDFQDVTFMDSSGLGALVLALKTVRAADSKLVICSINEQIRILFELTSMDRVFQPIFENRQEFEKKQSYLG
- a CDS encoding PP2C family protein-serine/threonine phosphatase, yielding MFKILVIDDDTIIRELLKRTLKKQGYDVVVASNGEEGIEKAKELRPALMICDWIMPRLTGIEVCRQVKAMPELSTTQFFLLTSLTAVDDRVKGLDAGADDFLSKPIEMNELYARVRAGLRLHQLSQDLQTQKQLLETELSEAAEYVRSLLPEPLEEPVRIEAKFIPSRQLGGDCFDYCWLDADHLSIYLLDTSGHGLRAALPSVSVLNLLRSRAIPNINYYQPSDVLRSLNTTFQMTYQNDKYFTIWYGVYNRISRQLTYSSAGHPPAILLSGKNPNNLQFQQLKTPGMPVGMFLEAAYIDASCHVEKNSNLYIFSDGVYEIHQPGGNIWGMDAFIKLLMRNNNFQSGSLNNILEAVKTINFDHPFEDDFSLIKVSLP
- a CDS encoding ATP-binding protein yields the protein MAILDDNELILYRTFKIEYSLITRWLDDRTYRKVIKSEGSQPIPSTFCLQTETSLDMLADVLTWFGKLQPPSIPKSVWLRCQLALAEGFTNAVRHAHKGLAVDVPIEIEVSLFNNSIEICIFDHGQPFDLDKKLLEMSSKTHQGSPGGRGLMLMRDIADKFSYRRCDPHRNSLVIIKYFSPD